A region of the Paramormyrops kingsleyae isolate MSU_618 chromosome 6, PKINGS_0.4, whole genome shotgun sequence genome:
TGTATTCTGTGATCATTACTAACATTACCACGCTTTCCAGGACAATAGTCAGGATAATATAGAACACATAAGCACCCCAAAATGCAAAGCAGTTACACTttaaatacagacgctccctgGCTTACGATCCGGTTACATTCTGATAAACCTATTgtaaggcgaaaatgcattttaatacagtacacctaagcTAACAAACATCACAGCCTAACCTAGCTACcgtaaacatgcttagaacacttacattagatTACAGTTGGGTGAGATCATTAACACAAAggctattttataataaaatgttaaatatctaatttattgaataatgtactgaaaatgaaaaacatttacccatcgtaAAGCTGAAATATTGTAACATTGACCATCATAACCTGGGGAGCATCTGTATCTTTTTTCAATGTAAGTTTTTTACTATAATCAAAATGCAATGTTAAGTGGGTGAATATTAGTCCGCTTTCATCAAGCATCCTTCTTTTGGCTGCACTCTTATCTGGCCAGGGCTACTACCTACAGAGACTGTTCCTGCAGTATGGCGAGAACGGCACCCTCTCCTACAGGGGCCTCCAGAAGCTGCTGGGCAGCCTAGGCCTGGGGGAGGTCAGTGTGCTGGAAATAAGGCATCAGGGTGTGAAGGATGCCCCCCCAGCCGCCTCGTATGCCCACTCCCTCCATCATCCACCTGCCTCTTCCAGCAGAGTATCGCACAGGGACAGGTGAGAGGGGCAACTGGCCATCGTAAGAACCAGAAACTTCCAATAGAATCTCCTTTTAATTGTCCAGATCGGTGTTTCcaaacccggtcctcggggatccctagacagtccacgtttttgctctcaaACTGTGTGATTTGATATGGAGTGATTCATATGCTGTTTTCACTGAGAGCTTGTGTATGTTACCCCATCAGCGCTCTGTGGGGACTGTAAAACTGACAGAGACTCCAGCTGTAAACATCAGAGGGAGAAAATACCTGTTCTGTCTAGGGGCCCCTGAGGATCGGtctgggaaatactgttctggaGCATCGATTTTAATGGAACAGTATTTCAAACTGGTGAATTTGAAAATGGCTCATAATCATACTGGAGCATATCTAGGCATACTGCACTTTGCTCAAGTAAGATATTGATAtttagaggggaaaaaaaaagtttcctgGATTGTTAAATGAAGTTTGTCTTTCATAACCACAAGATAACATATAGGTGGTTTATAAAACAGGTCATTTGCCAAGAACATGAATTAGCTGAGGAACGTTACAGACAACTGCATTATAACACAAGTTCACATGCAGTCATGATGATGAGCAGAACAGAACTGACGCATGGTGATGATACACTAGGCTTCTGGCACAAGAGCCAGCATAGTGCACTGTATTCTtggattaattaattattagatttttttcatgATGTAAGGACTCCTTCAGCTGTTTTGATCAAAATAGTGTCTTGGTTCTAGATCTTTCTGAACAGGGAAGAAAGTCATTCATGTGGCACTTAATTGATATTATGTATCCCAGGAAGATATGTTAGTGTTCAGGGACACTTTGAATCAAAACTGCTGTTGGAACTATTGAGCAAAATTGTGTGACCTTATTTACATTAATACAGATGAAGCAGTGTGTGGTATTAGTTGTTAATTAAATTAAACGGCCCTGAAGCAATGATTTCCATTCTAACACATCTGCTGATCACTTTGCTGTCCTCGGAAAGTAGCTTCCCAGATGGGATTGTGTGGGAGGAGGAGGGCAGAGCTGCTTCCGATGTCCTGACTGGCGGAAAACATTTGGACAGTGGAAATGAAAGGAAGGATCATTTTAGGCCGTCCTCTGTCGTCCTTCCCAGCCCTGGACGATCACAGTCTGAAACCCCATACTTTGCCCCAGATCACCCCACGAAAAACCATCTTCACGGAAATGTGCGTATCTATGGGAGACTGGGGAGTCTTCAGCATGCCAAATGTACAAAGTCCATAACTGATACCTTTGCCAAATCACAATTACAAGTTAACCTTTAACCTAAAAAACCTGGCCTTTCTAAAATGATGTGATTGCTCCACTTTTACTTCAACCATGTTTCTTGTGGGAAATTCCCATTATTTATTGCATATTTTTGTTAGCAAAGTGATTTCGTCTTTATTTACATGTTATTCAGAACACCACACATTTTTTCCTGAATTTTAAAACCCCAGAGGTAGCAAAAAAATCTCACGGCTAGTGAGGAGTTTTCTCTTGTATTAATTTCGGCATGTTTGCATTCACTTGTACCTTATCATCTTCCTCTGCCTTTGTTGTTTCAGTGCTTGAATGTCACTCAGCTGCTGTGGAATTTTGGCCTCGGACAAGCCTCGCATATCACCCCGTCGCATTTTACATTCCTGTGCCCCGCTCTCCTGTACCAAATTGACAGCGGGGTCTGTCTACAGCACACAGAGGAGGATGTTGTAGAAGATCAGAGTGGCATGCATTTCCTTATAGGTAGATACACATGGACAAACATGATCGATCCCCTCTGTCTTAATAGATTTCTAGACTCATTATTCTGGTCTTGATCTCTCTGCTCTTGTGGTTCTCCCTCAGCTCTGGGGTGGGGCTCTCTGGCTCTAACTCTGATTAGTCTGCCGTCCCTGCTGGCCCTGGGGACGGTGACCCTGCTGACCCCAGGCCTCCTCCAAAGCCTCCTTTGCCCGATGGTGGCCTTGGCTGTGGGCACACTGTGTGGGGATGCCCTGCTGCACCTTCTTCCTCATGTAAGTAGCCTCAGGTCATGCTGCAGTGGTACATTGGCAGGCTCAGGCAGATGTCATCTGCTAATGACCTCTGACACCCTCCCACCACATGCAGAGTAGAGATGAAACGGAATGAAAATGTAATATCATGATTATAGTGAACAAAATTATTATGGTTATCACTATAATCATGCCGTTATTAAAATGTGCTGCAGATGTTCAAAAGGGACTGATTCACAAACTGAAATATAACTGAAGCTTTATATTGTAAACCACAAATAAAATTAGCAGCACTatgcatttttcatttgcatAAGCATTAAAATAACATAGGTAATACCTTATGTAAACATATGAAAACCATATGAAATgtacatttaacataaaaaattCTGGAATGCTGTCACTGCCTTCCACCATGTTTTCACTGAGGCAAAACATCCATCTGCACACCTGCGTCTGGCTGATGTTGGGCGGTATTTACAGTGAGTTCTTCAAAGTGTGGTAATCAATTACGATcttaatgataattaaattTTCAAATGGCGATACTACCTGTTGGGAATTCTACTGCCGTTTACAGTGGAACCGTTTCATCCCTGATACTCAGTTATCCTTATTAGTGTTTACAGGTTGGAATTTATTAGTgacaaaaaatgtaacatttgccTAGAATTGTTGTTGTTCATTGACTTAATGGTTGCATTTATCTTAGAGTAAAACACCTAAAAAACAAGCTCTGTTGTCAGCAACATGACATTCTGCTGTGCAGGCAAACTCCGGGTCTCACTCTGACTCCGGGATGCAGAACTCAATACTGAAGGGCCTGTGCGTGTTGGCCGGGCTCTATCTGCTCTTCCTGGTTGAGAGCATTATGGAGCTACACCGCCACCATAAGGTAAAATGGGGAACTGCGTGTGGGAGAAAtgaaagagtttttttttcccccttttttacACACTTAAAAAATTGCTTGAATGGGGTGAATTTTTTCCTATAGAATAAATATTCAGAAATCTAGTGCCAATGGTCGATAATGAGGCAGCATATGTCAGAGCATTACTTGTTTTCCCTTTAATGTTGATTATTGAATAAAttgttcattttcttttaaagcaggAACCAGTAGTAATTTAAACGGCAAATTAactttttcttctgttttttttttacttttttttccccaaattagAAAGAAAACAAGGAACCGCATAGTTCAGCCCAAAATGTGACAGGGGCACGAGAGCTGGTCCCACTGCAGGGTGAGCCTCTAAATTGGGGAATTAGGACCTGGCTGCAGTGAGCGGCGCAGTGAGCGGCTCCCATGCCCTGGCCTCCTATGCGGCCGTTTCCTCCTCTGGAGGAGGCCGTTTCTCACGGCACTCTCTATTGGTCCCTTTCATCCGTCTCTGACAGGTAAGAGCTCCGTGGAAGAATCCCGGCCCCCTGAAAGCTCAAATGAGGCTGACTTTGAAAACAGACACGAACACCCAGCCCCGAGGCATTCTGGGATGGCCAGTCTGGTGTGGATGGTGGTCACAGGGGATGGGATTCACAACTTTACCGATGGACTAGCTATTGGTGGGTGGAATGAGATTCCgacatgtatttatttttcacttCACTTCTGAATGAATTTTTGATACTTGTAAAATCAGGGCTGTTTGATCCAGTTCCTTGTCCAGTACAGACTGCAGGTCTGTGGTGCTCAGTCCTGCTTGTGCAGGTGTAGGTTGTACATTGTGTTAACCACTTTAGCTACTCATTGAGTCAGGTAGGTTAGTTTATTAGTGAGAAGTTAGGTGGAGAACCTCCAGGACTATGTGCCTCTTCAATAaatagtatttttatttttccagtcaGAATAATGCTCCCTTTTCCCAAGTTTTCTGAGCACAACGTATCACGTTGTGAAGATTATGGGGTAAAAACCATTGTGATGCTGTCCTCTTACCAGGAGCGGCTTTCACACGGAGTCTGGCTGGGGGCCTCAGCACCACTGTGGCCGTGTTCTGCCACGAGCTGCCTCACGAGCTGGGTAACTCATCCTCGAGCGTTTCTCTGTGGCCGTGTTCTGCCACGAGCTGCCTCACGAGCTGGGTAACTCATCCTCGAGCGTTTCTCTGTGGCCGTGTTGTGCCACGAGCTGCCTCACTGAGGCAGGCACTGAGAATCCAGGCTGATGTTTACAGCTGGAGTCTCTGTCAGTTTTACAGTCCCCACAGAGCGCTGATGGGGTAACATACACAAGCTCTCAGTGAAAACAGCATATGAATCACTCCATATCAAATCACACAGTTTGAGAAAAAATTCCCAGGTCACCCTCTCAGATTCTCCTGAAAAATAAGCGAATCTGAAAGTAATAGTTCTGAAACTACAGccttttcaaattttttttaactttatggATTTTGCCAACGTTTCGGTCCGAATTCTGAACATTCATAGCTCCTTCGACATGTGCAGCTCTGAAACTTTGTGAATAGGGCTAACTttgtataatttaaaaatataattaggTCAGCTATACATTATGTATTGTTCCTCCTACAAGTTTCGGTAAATGgccaaaaaattaaaacaactCCCACTTTGACAGCTTGTCACTTAAAATAGTGTGCAACACTCAGTTCTTTCCTGTAGTTTCAGTACTGTTAGAGAGACTAGTTTTGTCATGATACCATTTTTTGATACTCAACATAGCATACAATGTAACtcgaaatttatttcaattGCAATATTGTTTGCAGTAGAAATTTTACCTTTTGTAAACATGTCACTGTATCTAAAAAAAACCTGCATTGCATTGTCAAAGCATAATAAAATTAAGTACAGCAATAGCCATTGTAATCACATTCAGAGATATTCACTAGTCATAAATACACACTATTAAAAATTAgatgtttatattattattactgtattattacaATGCATAACAGGACATATATACATTACTTTTACATGCCATCTTCATCTGTTTCAAAGCACCAACACTTCTAACAATTTAGTTTTTCTGTCAAACTAAGTTTATATCTGAAGGATCAACACTGATCAACATGACCCAGAGGTAAGAATAGCTGCAGACCTTTCTCTTAATGTGGAAATATTTAACACTACAAAGAAAGTTTTAAGTCGTAGAAAAACATCACTCGCATGTCCTCTTCAACTGTAACCGGCTCATACAGATTAATATTCCACTAATTCAGAAATACGATACCTATCTCTCGAAACTTTGTACTGCATCACGTTGACCCTATAAATGTTTACCTATATTTGTGGTGGTTGCCCCCTTTGTCAGTGTTGGTAGTGGCACAGCTTGCATACAGGCTTGCGGACGTCTGGTGGTTTACTGTCTTCATTTGGCACAAGGCCAAAGTATCCCCAGACTCCACCCCAGCTACGCTCTTTATCGGTTAAGCGCAGTGGTGAAAGCTCTGACACGCCGTATGTGAGACTGCACTGAGGAATGTGCATTGGTAGCCCAGGCCAGTGATCAGAGTGAACCGGAAATTGGAGGCTGTAGATTCGATACTATGAAAAATGAGTATTGAAACCATTGTATACACGATACAATCCATACTTTTTGGTACTTTCAATACTTTTGACAACACTAATACGGACCTAATATTTGGGATTTGTCCGTGAGTTTATGATTGTTTTCTTTTCATGGGAATCGGAGAGGGTGACCTGGAACCCACTGGATGATTTGATATGGAATGACCCATTTACATAATATAACATTT
Encoded here:
- the slc39a5 gene encoding zinc transporter ZIP5 isoform X2, which produces MLLLLRCWMCVWLAVVPHTQIFCFKVNSTSNMEWSGPVLSTEKHHGREYDYVSNDTKEEASGTGYLDEAFEEQGYYLQRLFLQYGENGTLSYRGLQKLLGSLGLGEVSVLEIRHQGVKDAPPAASYAHSLHHPPASSSRVSHRDSFPDGIVWEEEGRAASDVLTGGKHLDSGNERKDHFRPSSVVLPSPGRSQSETPYFAPDHPTKNHLHGNCLNVTQLLWNFGLGQASHITPSHFTFLCPALLYQIDSGVCLQHTEEDVVEDQSGMHFLIALGWGSLALTLISLPSLLALGTVTLLTPGLLQSLLCPMVALAVGTLCGDALLHLLPHANSGSHSDSGMQNSILKGLCVLAGLYLLFLVESIMELHRHHKKENKEPHSSAQNVTGARELVPLQGKSSVEESRPPESSNEADFENRHEHPAPRHSGMASLVWMVVTGDGIHNFTDGLAIGAAFTRSLAGGLSTTVAVFCHELPHELGDFAVLLAAGWPIRRLLLFSGMSAALGFLGLVAGTVLGHHLAQLSPWILAVTAGIFLHVALTDMMPEMLHGECGPVAPLTRFLLQNVGLVAGVGIMLCIALFEDDIALSLGDG
- the slc39a5 gene encoding zinc transporter ZIP5 isoform X3, whose amino-acid sequence is MLLLLRCWMCVWLAVVPHTQIFCFKVNSTSNMEWSGPVLSTEKHHGREYDYVSNDTKEEASGTGYLDEAFEEQGYYLQRLFLQYGENGTLSYRGLQKLLGSLGLGEVSVLEIRHQGVKDAPPAASYAHSLHHPPASSSRVSHRDSSFPDGIVWEEEGRAASDVLTGGKHLDSGNERKDHFRPSSVVLPSPGRSQSETPYFAPDHPTKNHLHGNCLNVTQLLWNFGLGQASHITPSHFTFLCPALLYQIDSGVCLQHTEEDVVEDQSGMHFLIALGWGSLALTLISLPSLLALGTVTLLTPGLLQSLLCPMVALAVGTLCGDALLHLLPHANSGSHSDSGMQNSILKGLCVLAGLYLLFLVESIMELHRHHKKENKEPHSSAQNVTGARELVPLQGKSSVEESRPPESSNEADFENRHEHPAPRHSGMASLVWMVVTGDGIHNFTDGLAIGAAFTRSLAGGLSTTVAVFCHELPHELGNSSSSVSLWPCSATSCLTSWETLRFCWRPAGPFGGCFSSVGCQRHWGSWAWWRAPSWATTWPSSPPGS
- the slc39a5 gene encoding zinc transporter ZIP5 isoform X4; the encoded protein is MLLLLRCWMCVWLAVVPHTQIFCFKVNSTSNMEWSGPVLSTEKHHGREYDYVSNDTKEEASGTGYLDEAFEEQGYYLQRLFLQYGENGTLSYRGLQKLLGSLGLGEVSVLEIRHQGVKDAPPAASYAHSLHHPPASSSRVSHRDSPGRSQSETPYFAPDHPTKNHLHGNCLNVTQLLWNFGLGQASHITPSHFTFLCPALLYQIDSGVCLQHTEEDVVEDQSGMHFLIALGWGSLALTLISLPSLLALGTVTLLTPGLLQSLLCPMVALAVGTLCGDALLHLLPHANSGSHSDSGMQNSILKGLCVLAGLYLLFLVESIMELHRHHKKENKEPHSSAQNVTGARELVPLQGKSSVEESRPPESSNEADFENRHEHPAPRHSGMASLVWMVVTGDGIHNFTDGLAIGAAFTRSLAGGLSTTVAVFCHELPHELGDFAVLLAAGWPIRRLLLFSGMSAALGFLGLVAGTVLGHHLAQLSPWILAVTAGIFLHVALTDMMPEMLHGECGPVAPLTRFLLQNVGLVAGVGIMLCIALFEDDIALSLGDG
- the slc39a5 gene encoding zinc transporter ZIP5 isoform X1, with the translated sequence MLLLLRCWMCVWLAVVPHTQIFCFKVNSTSNMEWSGPVLSTEKHHGREYDYVSNDTKEEASGTGYLDEAFEEQGYYLQRLFLQYGENGTLSYRGLQKLLGSLGLGEVSVLEIRHQGVKDAPPAASYAHSLHHPPASSSRVSHRDSSFPDGIVWEEEGRAASDVLTGGKHLDSGNERKDHFRPSSVVLPSPGRSQSETPYFAPDHPTKNHLHGNCLNVTQLLWNFGLGQASHITPSHFTFLCPALLYQIDSGVCLQHTEEDVVEDQSGMHFLIALGWGSLALTLISLPSLLALGTVTLLTPGLLQSLLCPMVALAVGTLCGDALLHLLPHANSGSHSDSGMQNSILKGLCVLAGLYLLFLVESIMELHRHHKKENKEPHSSAQNVTGARELVPLQGKSSVEESRPPESSNEADFENRHEHPAPRHSGMASLVWMVVTGDGIHNFTDGLAIGAAFTRSLAGGLSTTVAVFCHELPHELGDFAVLLAAGWPIRRLLLFSGMSAALGFLGLVAGTVLGHHLAQLSPWILAVTAGIFLHVALTDMMPEMLHGECGPVAPLTRFLLQNVGLVAGVGIMLCIALFEDDIALSLGDG